In Polaromonas sp. JS666, one genomic interval encodes:
- the icmF gene encoding fused isobutyryl-CoA mutase/GTPase IcmF: protein MTDLSAEYKALASYRPTHKVRFVTAASLFDGHDAAINIMRRILQSMGAEVIHLGHNRSVEEVVTAALQEDAQGIAISSYQGGHVEYFKYMVDLLKSRGGEHIQVFGGGGGVIVPPEIRELQAYGVTRIYSPEDGQKMGLAGMIGEMVMRCDQDLTGFAPKDIKAIEGHGEMNWRALAQLITALENEKANPALVEALRAQAATKKIPVLGITGTGGAGKSSLTDELIRRLRLDQNDRLRVAVISIDPSRRKSGGALLGDRIRMNAINPWTVASSQAQAAGPALPDGRRAAPSGGSEPHAVGSVGARVFMRSLATREFGSEISKALPEVIAACKAAGFDLIVVETSGIGQGDAAIVPHVDVPMYVMTPEFGAASQLEKIDMLDFAEFVAINKFDRKGSLDALRDVSKQVQRNKEAWTTPADQMPVFGTMAARFNDDGVTALYQALKPRLAALGLPLEQGGLPVVEVRHSTNQTPVVPAARTRYLAEISDTVRGYKKRAREQARLAREVQQLQAAAAMLKVDKPDRAPAAEAALDLAGQRKARMDADARRLLAQWPDMQKAYAGDEYVVKIRDKEIRTALTTQSLSGTTIRKVCLPKYEDHGETLQWLMLDNVPGSYPYTAGTFAFKREGEDPTRMFAGEGDAFRTNTRFKLLSEGMAAKRLSTAFDSVTLYGNDPAVRPDIYGKVGNSGVSIATLDDMKVLYDGFDLCSPSTSVSMTINGPAPTILAMFMNTAIDQNLEKFRVDNGRQPTDTEAAKIREWVLANVRGTVQADILKEDQGQNTCIFSTEFSLKVMGDIAEYFVHHNVRNFYSVSISGYHIAEAGANPISQLAFTLSNGFTFVEAYLARGMHIDDFAPNLSFFFSNGMDPEYTVMGRVARRIWAVAMKEKYGANERSQKLKYHIQTSGRSLHAQEIQFNDIRTTLQALIAIYDNCNSLHTNAFDEAITTPTEESVRRAMAIQLIINREWGLAKNENPSQGAFIIEELTELLEEAVLLEFERIAERGGVLGAMETGYQRGRIQDESMHYEMLKHTGELPIIGVNTFRNPHGEVVQDKLELARSTDEEKQSQLKRLEAFHQLHASESPAMLKRLQQAVIENRNVFEVLMEAVRVCSLGQITNALFEVGGQYRRNM from the coding sequence GCGGGCACGTCGAGTACTTCAAGTACATGGTCGATCTGCTCAAAAGCCGTGGCGGTGAACACATCCAGGTCTTTGGCGGCGGTGGCGGTGTCATCGTGCCGCCCGAAATCCGTGAGCTGCAGGCCTATGGCGTCACGCGCATCTACAGCCCCGAAGACGGCCAGAAGATGGGGCTGGCGGGCATGATCGGCGAGATGGTGATGCGCTGCGACCAGGACCTGACCGGCTTTGCTCCCAAGGACATCAAAGCCATTGAAGGCCATGGCGAGATGAACTGGCGCGCGCTGGCGCAACTCATCACCGCGCTTGAAAACGAGAAGGCCAATCCGGCGCTAGTGGAGGCCCTGCGGGCGCAGGCTGCCACCAAAAAGATACCGGTACTGGGCATTACCGGCACCGGCGGCGCCGGCAAGTCATCACTGACGGACGAGTTGATTCGCCGTCTGCGGCTGGACCAGAACGACCGGCTGCGCGTGGCCGTGATCTCCATCGACCCGTCCCGCCGCAAGAGCGGCGGCGCCCTGCTCGGCGACCGCATCCGCATGAATGCCATCAACCCCTGGACTGTGGCGTCTTCGCAAGCTCAAGCCGCCGGGCCGGCTTTGCCGGACGGCAGGCGGGCGGCCCCCTCGGGGGGCAGCGAACCACACGCAGTGGGGAGCGTGGGGGCTCGTGTCTTCATGCGTTCGCTGGCTACCCGCGAATTCGGCAGCGAGATCAGCAAGGCGCTGCCCGAGGTGATTGCCGCCTGCAAGGCCGCGGGCTTTGACCTGATCGTCGTCGAAACGTCCGGCATTGGCCAGGGCGATGCCGCCATCGTGCCGCATGTCGATGTGCCCATGTATGTGATGACGCCCGAGTTCGGCGCGGCCAGCCAGCTCGAGAAAATCGACATGCTGGACTTTGCCGAGTTTGTGGCCATCAACAAGTTCGACCGCAAGGGCTCGCTCGATGCCCTGCGTGATGTCTCCAAGCAGGTGCAGCGCAACAAGGAAGCCTGGACCACGCCGGCCGACCAGATGCCGGTCTTTGGCACCATGGCTGCACGTTTCAATGACGACGGCGTCACCGCGCTGTACCAGGCGCTCAAGCCGCGCCTGGCCGCGCTGGGCCTGCCGCTTGAGCAGGGCGGCCTGCCGGTGGTGGAAGTCCGCCACAGCACCAATCAGACGCCGGTGGTCCCCGCAGCGCGCACGCGTTACCTGGCCGAGATCAGCGACACGGTGCGCGGCTACAAGAAACGGGCCCGCGAGCAGGCCAGGCTGGCCCGCGAAGTCCAGCAACTGCAGGCCGCCGCCGCCATGCTCAAGGTCGACAAGCCCGATCGCGCGCCCGCCGCCGAGGCCGCGCTCGACCTGGCGGGCCAGCGCAAGGCGCGCATGGATGCCGATGCGCGGCGCCTGCTGGCCCAGTGGCCCGACATGCAAAAAGCCTATGCGGGTGATGAATACGTGGTGAAGATCCGCGACAAGGAAATCCGCACGGCACTCACCACCCAATCGCTCTCGGGCACCACCATCCGCAAGGTCTGCCTGCCCAAGTATGAAGACCACGGCGAGACGCTCCAGTGGCTGATGCTCGACAACGTGCCCGGCAGCTATCCCTACACGGCCGGCACCTTCGCCTTCAAGCGCGAGGGCGAAGACCCGACCCGCATGTTTGCCGGCGAGGGCGATGCCTTCCGCACGAATACGCGCTTCAAGCTGCTGAGTGAGGGCATGGCCGCCAAGCGCCTGTCCACCGCTTTTGACTCGGTGACGCTGTACGGTAACGACCCCGCCGTGCGCCCCGACATTTACGGCAAGGTCGGCAACTCGGGCGTGAGCATTGCCACGCTGGACGACATGAAAGTGCTCTACGACGGCTTCGACCTGTGCAGCCCCAGCACCTCCGTGAGCATGACCATCAACGGCCCGGCGCCGACCATCCTGGCGATGTTCATGAACACCGCCATCGACCAGAACCTGGAGAAATTCAGGGTCGACAACGGGCGCCAGCCCACCGACACCGAAGCCGCCAAGATCCGCGAATGGGTGCTGGCCAATGTGCGCGGCACGGTGCAGGCCGACATCCTGAAGGAAGACCAGGGCCAGAACACCTGCATCTTCTCGACCGAGTTCAGCCTGAAGGTGATGGGCGACATCGCAGAGTACTTCGTGCACCACAACGTGCGCAACTTCTACAGCGTTTCCATCAGCGGCTACCACATCGCCGAAGCCGGCGCCAACCCGATTTCGCAGCTGGCCTTCACACTGTCCAACGGCTTCACCTTCGTTGAAGCCTACCTGGCGCGCGGCATGCACATTGACGACTTCGCGCCCAACCTGAGCTTTTTCTTCAGCAACGGCATGGACCCGGAGTACACCGTGATGGGCCGCGTCGCGCGCCGCATCTGGGCGGTGGCGATGAAGGAAAAATACGGCGCCAACGAGCGCAGCCAGAAGCTCAAATACCACATCCAGACCTCGGGCCGCAGCCTGCACGCGCAGGAAATCCAGTTCAACGACATCCGCACCACGCTGCAGGCCCTGATTGCCATTTACGACAACTGCAACAGCCTGCACACCAACGCCTTTGACGAAGCCATCACCACGCCGACCGAAGAGTCGGTGCGCCGCGCGATGGCCATCCAGCTCATCATCAACCGCGAATGGGGTCTGGCCAAGAACGAGAACCCCTCGCAGGGCGCTTTCATCATCGAAGAGCTGACCGAGCTGCTGGAAGAAGCCGTGCTGCTGGAGTTCGAGCGCATCGCCGAGCGCGGCGGCGTGCTGGGCGCGATGGAGACCGGCTACCAGCGCGGCCGCATCCAGGACGAGTCGATGCACTACGAGATGCTCAAGCACACCGGCGAGCTGCCCATCATCGGCGTCAATACCTTTCGCAACCCGCATGGCGAAGTGGTGCAGGACAAGCTGGAGCTGGCGCGCTCGACCGACGAAGAAAAGCAGAGCCAGCTGAAAAGGCTGGAAGCGTTCCACCAGCTCCACGCCAGCGAATCACCGGCCATGCTCAAGCGCCTTCAGCAGGCCGTGATTGAAAACCGTAACGTGTTCGAAGTGCTGATGGAGGCCGTGCGGGTCTGCTCGCTGGGGCAGATCACCAATGCGCTGTTTGAGGTGGGCGGGCAGTACCGGCGCAATATGTGA
- a CDS encoding aldo/keto reductase, translated as MKSVLLPCGEAVPALGMGTWCMGETLGRRAQELATLRRGLDLGCTLVDTAEMYGEGLAEALVGEAIQGRRDEAFLVTKVYPHNASFAGAQAACERSLRRLKTDRIDLYLLHWRGNVPLAETLRAFQALQQAGKIRHYGVSNLDISDMEELWSLPGGHGVQTNQLLYNLTRRGIEWDLLPWLHERHIPVMAYSPIEQSRLLRQPGLTGFAQRHGMRPAQAALAWLLARDGVMAIPKTSHPDRLTENIAAADMALSGEQLAELDALFRPPSGPIALEMI; from the coding sequence ATGAAAAGCGTATTGCTGCCTTGTGGCGAAGCCGTGCCGGCATTGGGAATGGGTACCTGGTGCATGGGGGAGACACTTGGGCGGCGAGCCCAGGAGCTCGCCACGCTCAGGCGGGGCCTTGATTTGGGCTGCACGCTCGTCGATACCGCCGAAATGTATGGCGAAGGCCTGGCGGAAGCGCTGGTGGGCGAGGCGATCCAGGGGCGTCGCGACGAGGCCTTTCTGGTCACCAAGGTCTATCCGCACAATGCCTCGTTTGCTGGCGCGCAGGCGGCTTGCGAGCGCAGTCTGCGCCGCCTGAAAACCGACCGCATCGATCTGTACCTGCTGCATTGGCGCGGCAATGTTCCGCTGGCCGAAACCCTGCGCGCTTTTCAGGCCCTGCAGCAAGCCGGCAAGATTCGCCACTATGGTGTCAGCAACCTGGATATCTCCGACATGGAGGAGTTGTGGTCCTTGCCCGGCGGCCACGGCGTGCAGACCAACCAGCTGCTCTACAACCTGACGCGCCGCGGCATTGAATGGGATTTGCTGCCCTGGCTGCACGAACGCCACATCCCGGTGATGGCCTACTCACCCATCGAGCAGTCCCGGCTGCTGCGCCAGCCCGGACTGACCGGCTTCGCGCAGCGCCACGGCATGCGGCCCGCGCAGGCTGCGCTGGCCTGGCTGCTGGCCCGGGACGGCGTCATGGCCATCCCCAAGACCAGCCACCCGGACCGGCTGACGGAAAACATCGCCGCGGCAGACATGGCGCTGAGTGGCGAGCAGCTCGCGGAACTTGACGCGCTTTTCCGTCCGCCGTCCGGCCCCATCGCGCTTGAAATGATCTAG
- a CDS encoding cupin domain-containing protein: MKIIRSKDFTADRAWGAMTVANMNGITTRLHWTDQPYKWHVNDGEEVFAVLDGRVEMRYRDAGGQCSVMLETGDIFFASAGTAHVAAPVGAARVLVVEVENSD, translated from the coding sequence ATGAAGATCATCCGCAGCAAGGACTTCACCGCAGACCGCGCTTGGGGCGCCATGACGGTCGCCAACATGAACGGCATCACCACCCGGCTGCACTGGACCGACCAGCCCTACAAGTGGCACGTCAACGATGGCGAAGAGGTTTTCGCCGTGCTGGATGGCCGGGTCGAAATGCGTTACCGCGATGCCGGCGGCCAGTGCTCGGTCATGCTGGAGACCGGCGACATTTTCTTCGCCAGCGCGGGCACCGCCCATGTGGCGGCGCCTGTGGGTGCCGCGCGGGTTCTGGTGGTGGAAGTTGAGAACAGCGACTGA
- a CDS encoding DUF6352 family protein, whose amino-acid sequence MQNFWPSCGFSTLHRNACGWLVPADDYLRLFLSRPELALVPESCTAERALHEALLAAPSRPVAEPELQALQDADARDSYRLFLRFRDGLLAAGTLEAYYLSLFPRDGMGQINIPPLFIDLLAQAITRNLLDDSTDAYEVRAGEMLFRSQRISTEGGQVLSGDRETLDLLNETGGLGDIGRFLAEAKAPLRDVEVRVLSDDNAPDYWQQVDRYAYLLDLTHEVSNDLSHGLVLTMTRARSGLKALASVLQKWVRHFLGVAVTITPVQKVDDEAWRWHVGLDAEATALLNDLYEGRDVAPDRLQRLVSLFRLEFADPREMRADVAGKPVYLGLMMSADGVVRLKPQNLLVNLPLSAAS is encoded by the coding sequence ATGCAAAACTTCTGGCCGTCCTGCGGCTTCAGCACGCTCCACCGCAATGCCTGCGGCTGGCTGGTACCTGCCGACGATTACCTGCGCCTGTTTCTGAGCCGCCCTGAGCTGGCGCTGGTGCCGGAATCCTGCACTGCCGAGCGCGCATTGCACGAGGCTTTGCTCGCCGCACCATCCCGCCCGGTGGCTGAGCCCGAACTACAGGCCTTGCAGGATGCCGATGCCCGCGACAGCTACAGGCTGTTTCTGCGCTTTCGCGACGGCCTGCTGGCTGCCGGCACGCTGGAAGCCTACTACCTGAGTCTCTTCCCCCGCGACGGCATGGGCCAGATCAACATACCGCCGCTTTTCATCGACCTGCTGGCCCAGGCCATCACGCGCAACTTGCTGGATGACTCCACCGATGCCTACGAAGTGCGCGCTGGCGAGATGCTGTTTCGCAGCCAGCGCATCAGCACGGAGGGCGGGCAGGTGCTGAGCGGCGACCGTGAAACGCTGGACCTGCTCAACGAGACGGGCGGCCTCGGCGATATCGGGCGCTTTCTCGCGGAAGCGAAGGCGCCGCTACGCGATGTCGAGGTGCGCGTGCTCAGTGATGACAATGCGCCCGACTATTGGCAGCAGGTGGATCGCTACGCCTATCTGCTCGACCTGACCCACGAAGTCAGCAACGACCTGAGCCACGGCCTGGTACTGACCATGACCCGGGCCCGTTCGGGCCTGAAGGCGCTGGCGAGCGTGCTGCAAAAATGGGTGCGGCATTTTCTGGGGGTGGCCGTCACCATCACACCCGTGCAAAAGGTGGACGACGAAGCCTGGCGCTGGCATGTGGGGCTGGATGCGGAGGCGACGGCCCTGCTCAACGATTTGTATGAAGGCCGGGACGTCGCCCCCGACCGCCTGCAGCGGCTGGTGAGCCTGTTCCGGCTGGAGTTCGCGGATCCGCGTGAGATGCGTGCCGACGTGGCGGGCAAGCCGGTTTACCTGGGGCTCATGATGAGCGCCGATGGCGTGGTCAGGTTGAAGCCGCAGAACCTGCTGGTGAACCTCCCGCTGTCCGCGGCTTCGTGA
- a CDS encoding molybdopterin cofactor-binding domain-containing protein, with amino-acid sequence MIRRADTPLTRADFHVAEGVLLVTREPPTAPPTVNGQPALVSANPLEGVEILIAVWDDGSVTALNGHVDLGTGIRTALAQIVAEELDVTLDSVNMVLGDTARAPNQGATIASASIQIHAIPLRAAAAQARAWLVARAAEHLQVDRATLGVRDGVVFGNGGDARSLAYGPLLALQHVELSLALDTPLKAPEDHRIVGTSTARLDIPAKATGALTFVHDMRVPGMLHGRVVRPPYAGADHGDFIGNTLESVDESSIAHIPGIRAVVVIRDFVGIVAEREEHAEQALRELAVQWKHWPGLTNLNDLEHAIRSNPATQRKLVDEGDVDAAMAGATQVMPRNYVWPYQMHGSIGPSCAVADWQQDRMTVWAGSQNPHVLRADLSRLTGLADVDIDVIRMEAAGCYGRNCADDVAADAALLSRAVGSPVRVQLTREQEHAWEPKGAAQLMQVNGGLNEDGSVAAYDFQTSYPSNGAPTLALLLTRTIEPVAQAYEMGDRTARPPYDYDNLRVTVNDMPPMLRASWLRGVSALPNSFAHESYIDELATAAGVDPVEFRLRYLTEPRAAELVRATAERAGWRVHTQPQQQALRQGEPADIVHGQGVAYARYMHSKWPGFGAAWAAWVADVEVNRKTGEVHVRRVVVGHDAGTLINPAGVQHQIHGNVVQTTSRALTEQVTLSPKTNTVASLEWGAYPILSFRDVPVIEVVTMARPGEPPLGAGESASVPGTAAIANAIFDATGVRFRQPPFTPEVVRAALNPSQESEPVAPPALTGRPLARPPEGAAWPKGRGWWSRTGALLAGIFGVAAALVGWRPAIAPVLPSGASIYTAATLERGRQLAAAGDCVVCHTAPGGIPNAGGRAMDTPFGKIVTTNLTPDVDTGIGLWSFSAFQRAMREGISRDGHHLYPAFPYTAFAKTSDEDLTALYAYLMAQPAVRSEPPATRLTFPYSVRPLMAGWNALFHDPAPYQVSPTQTVEWNRGAYLVNGLGHCGACHTPRNAFGAERGGKAFLGGAMVDGWEAPALTALSRAPVPWTAAELYRYLRQGYTPQHGIAAGPMGPVVKELSVLPDEDIRAMATYLASFTEPASEPASAERARQVVLSAQKSAGGLLGPGQRLFNGACASCHHDGEGPRLLGVNTPLALNSKLHSERPDNLIRVILSGIRSPAAADIGFMPAFRHSLDDTQIEALAAYMRSRYAPAEPAWQDLPGTVSRLRGAVDEH; translated from the coding sequence ATGATTCGCCGCGCCGACACGCCGCTCACACGGGCCGATTTTCACGTTGCTGAGGGCGTTCTGCTCGTGACCCGCGAGCCGCCGACAGCGCCGCCGACTGTCAACGGTCAACCTGCGCTGGTAAGCGCCAATCCGCTGGAAGGCGTCGAGATACTGATTGCCGTGTGGGACGACGGCAGCGTGACGGCCTTGAACGGCCATGTGGACCTCGGCACCGGTATCCGTACCGCGCTGGCCCAGATCGTGGCGGAGGAGCTTGATGTCACGCTGGACAGCGTCAACATGGTGCTGGGCGACACAGCACGCGCGCCTAACCAGGGGGCCACCATTGCCAGCGCGTCGATACAGATTCACGCCATACCCTTGCGGGCGGCGGCGGCGCAGGCGCGCGCCTGGCTGGTGGCACGTGCTGCCGAGCACCTGCAGGTGGACAGGGCGACGCTGGGCGTGCGCGATGGCGTCGTCTTCGGGAACGGTGGCGACGCCAGATCGCTTGCTTACGGGCCCTTGCTGGCACTGCAGCACGTGGAACTTTCCCTGGCGCTGGATACGCCGCTGAAAGCCCCGGAAGATCACCGGATTGTCGGCACCAGCACCGCGCGGCTTGATATCCCGGCCAAGGCGACCGGCGCACTCACCTTTGTGCACGACATGCGCGTGCCGGGCATGCTGCACGGCCGGGTCGTTCGCCCGCCGTATGCCGGTGCGGACCATGGCGACTTCATCGGCAACACGCTGGAGTCGGTGGACGAGTCCTCGATTGCGCATATTCCCGGTATTCGCGCGGTAGTCGTGATTCGCGACTTCGTCGGCATTGTCGCGGAGCGGGAGGAACACGCCGAACAGGCCCTGCGTGAGCTGGCTGTGCAATGGAAGCATTGGCCGGGCCTGACCAACCTCAACGACCTCGAACACGCCATTCGCAGCAACCCGGCGACGCAGCGCAAGCTCGTCGACGAAGGCGATGTGGATGCCGCGATGGCGGGCGCAACGCAGGTCATGCCACGCAACTATGTCTGGCCCTACCAGATGCACGGCTCCATCGGGCCTTCGTGCGCGGTCGCCGACTGGCAACAGGACCGCATGACGGTATGGGCCGGAAGCCAAAACCCCCATGTGCTGCGGGCCGACCTGTCGCGCCTGACGGGCCTTGCGGATGTCGACATCGACGTCATCCGCATGGAAGCCGCCGGCTGCTACGGACGAAACTGTGCCGACGATGTGGCCGCGGACGCCGCCTTGCTGTCGCGTGCGGTCGGCAGCCCGGTGCGCGTGCAATTGACGCGCGAACAGGAACATGCCTGGGAACCCAAGGGTGCTGCCCAGCTGATGCAGGTCAATGGCGGACTGAACGAAGACGGTTCGGTCGCAGCGTATGACTTTCAGACCTCGTATCCATCAAACGGTGCCCCCACATTGGCGCTGCTGCTCACCAGAACCATAGAGCCGGTCGCGCAGGCTTATGAAATGGGCGACCGCACCGCCCGCCCGCCGTACGACTACGACAACCTGCGCGTCACCGTCAATGACATGCCGCCCATGCTGCGCGCCTCGTGGCTGCGCGGGGTCTCTGCGCTGCCCAACTCGTTTGCGCACGAGTCCTATATCGACGAGCTGGCCACCGCTGCTGGCGTTGATCCGGTGGAGTTTCGCCTGCGTTATCTGACAGAGCCACGTGCCGCCGAGCTGGTGCGGGCAACCGCTGAGCGGGCCGGCTGGAGGGTTCATACGCAGCCGCAGCAACAAGCCTTGCGGCAAGGAGAACCGGCAGACATCGTGCATGGCCAGGGCGTCGCCTATGCCCGCTATATGCACAGCAAATGGCCGGGGTTTGGCGCTGCCTGGGCCGCCTGGGTCGCCGATGTCGAGGTCAACCGCAAAACGGGCGAGGTTCATGTCAGGCGCGTCGTGGTGGGGCACGATGCCGGCACCCTGATCAACCCGGCCGGGGTCCAGCATCAGATTCACGGCAATGTGGTGCAGACCACCAGCCGCGCCTTGACCGAGCAGGTCACCTTGAGCCCGAAAACCAATACCGTGGCCAGCCTGGAATGGGGCGCATACCCCATACTGAGTTTCAGGGACGTGCCGGTGATTGAGGTCGTGACCATGGCGCGCCCCGGCGAGCCCCCGCTGGGTGCCGGCGAATCGGCCTCGGTGCCGGGCACTGCGGCCATCGCCAATGCGATCTTTGATGCCACCGGCGTGCGCTTTCGCCAGCCGCCGTTTACACCGGAAGTGGTTCGTGCTGCGCTCAACCCATCGCAAGAAAGCGAGCCGGTGGCACCACCCGCACTGACGGGACGGCCCTTGGCCCGCCCGCCGGAGGGCGCGGCATGGCCCAAAGGGCGGGGCTGGTGGTCCAGGACTGGCGCATTGCTGGCCGGCATCTTTGGCGTGGCTGCGGCCCTGGTGGGCTGGCGCCCGGCAATTGCGCCGGTGCTGCCCAGCGGTGCGTCCATTTACACGGCGGCCACCCTGGAGCGGGGCCGCCAACTCGCTGCCGCGGGCGATTGCGTGGTGTGCCATACGGCGCCGGGCGGCATCCCCAACGCCGGCGGACGGGCCATGGACACCCCTTTCGGCAAGATTGTCACGACCAACCTCACGCCCGATGTCGATACCGGCATAGGCCTGTGGTCGTTCAGCGCCTTTCAGCGCGCCATGCGTGAGGGCATTTCGCGCGACGGCCACCATCTGTATCCGGCGTTTCCCTATACGGCATTCGCCAAAACCAGCGATGAAGACCTGACCGCGCTGTATGCCTATTTGATGGCCCAGCCTGCCGTGCGCTCGGAGCCACCGGCCACCCGGCTGACCTTTCCCTACAGCGTGCGCCCTTTGATGGCAGGCTGGAATGCACTGTTCCACGATCCGGCCCCGTACCAGGTGAGCCCGACCCAAACGGTTGAGTGGAACCGCGGCGCCTACCTGGTCAACGGCCTGGGCCATTGCGGGGCCTGCCATACGCCGCGCAATGCCTTTGGCGCCGAGCGCGGCGGCAAAGCCTTTCTGGGCGGGGCCATGGTCGATGGCTGGGAAGCGCCTGCGCTGACGGCGCTGTCGCGTGCACCCGTGCCCTGGACTGCCGCAGAGTTGTACCGTTATCTTCGCCAGGGCTACACCCCGCAGCATGGTATTGCCGCCGGCCCGATGGGGCCTGTTGTCAAGGAGTTGTCCGTATTGCCCGACGAGGACATCCGGGCGATGGCCACCTATCTGGCGTCTTTTACCGAACCTGCGTCCGAGCCTGCGAGTGCCGAGCGCGCCAGGCAGGTGGTCTTGTCCGCGCAGAAGTCTGCTGGCGGTTTGCTGGGCCCGGGCCAGCGCCTGTTCAACGGCGCGTGCGCATCCTGTCACCACGACGGGGAAGGGCCCAGGCTGCTGGGCGTGAATACGCCGCTGGCCCTCAACAGCAAGCTGCACAGTGAGCGGCCCGACAATTTGATTCGCGTGATCCTGAGTGGGATCCGGTCTCCCGCCGCAGCGGACATCGGCTTCATGCCGGCGTTCCGCCACAGCCTGGACGACACCCAGATTGAAGCGCTGGCTGCGTACATGCGCAGCCGCTACGCGCCGGCAGAACCCGCCTGGCAAGACTTGCCGGGGACGGTGTCACGCCTGCGCGGCGCAGTGGATGAGCATTAG
- a CDS encoding (2Fe-2S)-binding protein, with translation MTSRVVTLGVNQVRRTLAVSAQVSLLEVLRNDLELNSPKYGCGLGECGACTVLVDGVAARACVIPACGVAGREITTLEGLGSLSALHPVQQAFIDEQAAQCGYCLSGMIMMTVALLARNPDPSEDEIRRELSGNLCRCGTHLEIVKAVRRAAELMAQNLSRGGAT, from the coding sequence ATGACATCCAGGGTCGTGACTCTCGGCGTTAACCAGGTGAGGCGCACGCTGGCTGTTTCAGCGCAGGTTTCCCTGCTTGAAGTGCTGCGCAACGACCTGGAACTCAACAGCCCCAAATATGGCTGTGGCCTGGGCGAATGCGGCGCATGCACCGTGCTGGTTGACGGCGTAGCGGCACGCGCCTGCGTGATCCCGGCCTGCGGGGTGGCCGGCCGGGAAATCACCACGCTGGAAGGCCTGGGTTCGCTGTCGGCACTGCACCCGGTCCAGCAGGCGTTCATTGACGAGCAGGCCGCCCAGTGCGGCTACTGCCTGAGCGGCATGATCATGATGACCGTGGCGCTGCTGGCGCGCAACCCGGATCCGAGCGAAGACGAGATACGCCGCGAGCTGTCGGGCAATTTGTGCCGCTGCGGTACCCATCTGGAGATTGTGAAGGCCGTGCGGCGCGCGGCGGAGCTTATGGCGCAAAACCTTTCGCGCGGGGGAGCGACATGA
- a CDS encoding ABC transporter substrate-binding protein, translated as MNMMSRVVRWNWVMFVLALAAVLPVRAEPGVSDTAIAVGQSAVFSGPVAATGNNYRRGIELYFEQANKAGGVHGRKLQLTALDDAYDPKRTVENTKLLIEQNKVFALIGYVATANLIAAMPLAEEAKVPMFAPLVGTTSIRLKHNHYLFHVRASYKTELARITQQLAVVGNDKVAVVYQDSVFGKSNLDTLLELIKAEKLQVVKTIPMAIAATSAADIAAQIKEASPNVIIMIMAGTMTEVLIRDVRAAGLGAPLYTISVGLADAKASAARLNGALRGVITASIVPSPTLERYGVVKEYRKALGTSAGSGDNYTVLEGYIAAKAFVEGLRRAGRALTREHFIAALEGFGNLDLGDFRVDYSPKNHNGSSFVELEMYTAAGTLIR; from the coding sequence ATGAACATGATGTCGCGAGTGGTCCGGTGGAACTGGGTGATGTTTGTCCTGGCCCTGGCCGCCGTGTTGCCTGTCCGCGCCGAGCCTGGCGTGAGCGACACGGCCATTGCGGTCGGGCAATCGGCGGTATTTAGCGGGCCGGTTGCCGCGACCGGGAACAACTACCGGCGCGGTATCGAACTCTACTTCGAGCAGGCGAACAAGGCCGGTGGCGTGCACGGGCGCAAACTGCAGCTGACAGCGCTGGACGACGCCTACGATCCCAAACGCACGGTCGAAAACACCAAGCTTCTCATCGAGCAAAACAAGGTGTTTGCGCTGATCGGCTATGTGGCCACGGCCAATTTGATTGCGGCCATGCCGCTCGCCGAGGAGGCCAAGGTTCCGATGTTCGCGCCCCTGGTGGGCACGACTTCCATCCGGCTCAAGCACAACCACTATCTTTTTCACGTGAGGGCGAGCTACAAAACCGAACTGGCCCGGATTACCCAGCAGCTGGCAGTGGTCGGCAACGACAAGGTGGCCGTGGTTTACCAGGACAGCGTTTTCGGCAAGTCCAACCTGGACACCCTGCTCGAGCTCATCAAGGCCGAGAAGCTACAGGTCGTCAAAACAATTCCCATGGCCATTGCCGCGACGAGTGCCGCCGACATTGCAGCGCAGATCAAGGAAGCGTCGCCCAACGTCATCATCATGATCATGGCCGGCACAATGACGGAAGTGCTGATCAGGGATGTGCGTGCCGCCGGTTTGGGCGCACCGCTTTACACCATCTCGGTTGGCCTGGCGGACGCCAAGGCCTCGGCCGCCCGCTTGAACGGCGCCTTGCGCGGCGTCATCACGGCCAGCATCGTCCCGTCGCCGACACTGGAGCGTTACGGCGTCGTCAAGGAGTACCGCAAGGCGCTGGGCACGTCGGCGGGGTCGGGCGACAACTACACCGTGCTTGAAGGTTATATTGCGGCCAAGGCTTTCGTCGAAGGGCTGCGCCGCGCGGGGCGCGCTCTGACCCGGGAACACTTTATAGCGGCGCTGGAAGGATTCGGCAATCTGGATCTGGGCGACTTCCGGGTCGACTACAGCCCGAAAAACCACAACGGCTCCAGCTTCGTGGAGCTTGAGATGTACACCGCAGCAGGCACTTTGATTCGATGA